The sequence below is a genomic window from Aspergillus nidulans FGSC A4 chromosome V.
CTGTCAATCGGTCCCAGGAATCTGATGTATTGACAGATGGGTGATTTTCTCGCTATCCAGCCCCCTGATCTTCAATGGTCTTTCGGATGGTATACACACATGGGTTTATTTTAGCTGTCCTCATAGATAGTAAATGTCCGTGGTAACTGACCCAGATTTCTAGGGGCAGAGTAGAAGGAGTAGAGTGGAGGGCAAGTTCTGGGGATAAGGCACGCCGGCCATGGTGGTACTTCCTCGCTCACGGGCTAAACCCAGCGAACTACAGGAGCGGAACAGTGATATTCACTTTGCATCTTCGGAGAGACAGTCCAAAGCTGTTCACACAGTTAGGAGATACTTGATCTGTAATTACATTCCAGCAAACCGCCAAATTCAGAAATGGGGGGTGGTGGTCACTGGAGACTGATATTGCTTAAATACGGCTCCCTAGACATGGGTTCCGGCCCACATTTTCTCCTCAGGGTCTCTTAATCAGGGGTCTCTCTGTTTGGTGTTGATCAAGGCATGAATAAGGTCACAAGTGCCGGTAACCAGTGGCGACAGGTTTTTCTGCGATGCCTTGGAGTCTAAAAGGTTGCGGACGCAGAGCAATATTGCCCTAGTGGCATCCGGTGATAGCGAATTTCGGGGAGAAGAGACTGAATCCATAAATCCCAGCATGGGAGTGCCGGAACCTAGGGGTATCCATCTCTGTATAGCAGGGGAATCTGCCGCATCGAGTTGGAACTTGCTCCTGGCATTCGAGGCATCTGAAATGCCGTTCGAGGCCTGTGATCGTGCCACAGCGCCGTATACAAATATAGACACAAGCTGGCCTGGTAGGCTGCAACTGTGGAGAACTCTGTAAAATTCTCTGCAGGAAGGTGGTAAGACAGCATATAACTTGGCTGGCCTGCCAGACTGCTTTCCGTGCCTCAGGGATTTGACACCACCTGTCCAGGAGCGGTAAGacagcttcggcttctccagGTCCTTCGCGGCCGGCGAGTACCTCTATTGCTCAAATGGAGTCAAATGGTGCATCGAAAGCAGCTCGGCTGTCAGGTTGCTGCCGGGATGGTGTGGTAGGTATTCCTCATCGTAGAGGATTCGGATGCGGTGGAGAGGTGTGCCAGCCGGTTTTGTGAGCTCTCATCAGCAAGGATGAATACTCGAGATGTGTCTGAACATTCTGAAGGCATGGCATTTTTTGACTGCCAGTGGGCCTTGATCATAGACCCCACTGCGTGGAGGACAATCAAGCATGCTAGACTGGAGTCGTAAAGATGTGGGATGGTCCGCAGCCGGAGCGGCTCGGCGAGATAGTCCCGCAGATAGGGTTGTTGAGAATGGTGAGGTCGTTGTTGAAGCCCCTGTAGTTGAATATACGCCCTCAGCCATTGGTTTGCAGACCTTGCCACCCACGGCTGCCGATGTTCGCAAAAGGGGAGAGAGCTCGGCGTAGGAGACTGGAGTTCTACTCCCGGTAACCAGAGTTCCTGCGAACAGTCGATATGCATATGAAACACCAGTCTAGCAAGCatatttcctttcttgaATAGCCTCTATTGGCTGTTATGCAAGACTCTGGTGGTTGAAATGCATAGTTCTTCATTCGCCCGTTCCATAAGAAAGATATATCGCCAGAGTTGATCTGCTCAAAGAAccgctctctctctcgcACGTCCGCCGGCTTCGTAGAGAGAAGCCGCTTGCAATTCTGGGTTGCAATCTGATTGGTACACTGGAGAAACACGTCTCGTCGCTCAGTCGCGTATCTTTCCAGCAGCGAAACCGGTCTTTGCTCATTGATGATCTGGATCAAAACGCGGCCCCTTGGGTGATCCGATAAAGTATGGTCCCCTAAAGTATGGTCCCCGCGGTAATTCTCCAAGGACTCTACTTGCGATGTCTTCGAACAGGTTAGCGCAAGCTGTTTGAACGGCTCTCTTTTTCGACCCATCCTTCTGGCAGAACAGATGCCCGAACAGATCTGCCGCCTTGACCAAGAGTGACGCTTCGTCGTGAATGTCGTTCAAGTCTCTATTCCATCTTACTCCACTTCATTCTCGCAAGGTCATCTGAGCCAGACAAACTCACGGGTCCTGGTGATGGTCTTCTCCCATAGTGGAAAGAAGAGACCTACAGTGATTAACCCTAACGTCACGTGAATTCGACATTCGGCGGCGGGAGCTTCACATAACTCTATTTCTTTCGATCTATTAACAGATGGCAAGAACCGAGGGCTGATCAGAATCCCACAGGAAAGATGTGGTATAAGTTCATGTTAATCAACCTGGCGTTTTATAGCAAATACCTGATAGAAACATTTCTAAAAGATAGGGCTTTATAGTATTCTTGAATGGGCGAAGATACCTAGGACTTCTGTAAAGCAATCTGGTGCTGCTATCAGCTGCCAATGTGTGAAAAGCCGCCGCTCGCCTGCGGCTATTCGTAGGAGCCTAGCCTCGGCCTTGCACGTATTTCCCAGCCCTGTGAGTGGCTGCAGCAAAAAAACAGCTTCTATAATGATGGAACAGACATGAAATATCCCACTAGACCGCATGACTGTTGGTTGTCAATCCTATGGTCTGCCATCACGCTGGTTGGATGCCCAGACTTGGATCTTAAGTCCATTGGCTATATTGGATTTGGCACATGCAGATATGTGTCCTTGCGGCATGCCCTGTTGACCTAGTGTGAATCCACCAACCGGACTGCGCAGGGACATGACTTGCTGTCTTGGCACTATCCAATTTAGCCAATAAAGGAACAGATGTTCAAGTTCCTGATAGTAGGGCGAAATGCCCAGAGGAATGAAATTTTTTAGTGTTTGTTGATGTGTTCGATGATTCGAAGGGTTCCAGAAACGTTCCATCATACTTTCTGCTGGGCAAAACCCCGTCATGTTAAATGGGGTTTTAAATTCTCGGGTGTTTCCTTTCCCCCAAGgatct
It includes:
- a CDS encoding uncharacterized protein (transcript_id=CADANIAT00003581), coding for MLARLVFHMHIDCSQELWLPGVELQSPTPSSLPFCEHRQPWVARSANQWLRAYIQLQGLQQRPHHSQQPYLRDYLAEPLRLRTIPHLYDSSLACLIVLHAVGSMIKAHWQSKNAMPSECSDTSRRYSPAAKDLEKPKLSYRSWTGGVKSLRHGKQSGRPAKLYAVLPPSCREFYRVLHSCSLPGQLVSIFVYGAVARSQASNGISDASNARSKFQLDAADSPAIQRWIPLGSGTPMLGFMDSVSSPRNSLSPDATRAILLCVRNLLDSKASQKNLSPLVTGTCDLIHALINTKQRDP